In Kiritimatiellales bacterium, a genomic segment contains:
- a CDS encoding YifB family Mg chelatase-like AAA ATPase encodes MLAKVFSGAVYGVDAYTVEIEVNSGHGEPKTYLVGLPDTAVKESTFRVYTALINSGFALPQGVTTINLAPASIKKEGPSFDLPIALGILAAENDIKPDPLNRACIIGELALSGAVRRVRGVLPITLAARDAGRKAILVPEENAEEAAVVDGIKVFAVKNLREAADFLNMELTLKPHEVDLTATFATHNQYAADFEDVKGQEYAKRAIEIGVSGGHNLLMIGSPGTGKTMLAKRIPSILPPMTLTEALETTKIHSIAGKLGAHESLIATRPFHAPHHTVSDAGLLGGGTHPVPGAVSLAHNGVLFLDELPEFHRNALEVLRQPLEDGVVTIARAAASVTFPCRFMLVAAMNPTPDGYFPDDPRSTSSPLQIQRYQNRISGPLLDRIDIHIEVPPVDYQKLAGLEKGEPSAAIRERVIAARKIQQERYAHEKTVHCNAGMQPKHLRKFCRPDSGAAQLLKTAVTDMNFSARAYDRILKVARTIADLVGAEDIGTEHIAEAIQYRTLDRMTGK; translated from the coding sequence ATGCTTGCAAAAGTTTTTTCCGGCGCGGTGTACGGTGTAGATGCCTATACTGTTGAAATTGAAGTAAACAGCGGTCACGGTGAGCCGAAAACATATTTGGTCGGGCTGCCGGATACAGCGGTAAAAGAAAGCACGTTTCGTGTTTATACCGCGCTGATTAATTCCGGCTTCGCCCTGCCGCAAGGCGTAACAACTATTAACCTTGCGCCGGCGAGTATTAAAAAAGAAGGCCCGAGTTTTGACCTGCCGATTGCGCTCGGAATTCTCGCGGCGGAAAATGATATCAAGCCTGATCCGCTCAACCGCGCGTGTATTATTGGTGAACTCGCTCTTTCCGGCGCAGTACGGCGCGTGCGCGGTGTTCTGCCGATCACGCTTGCAGCACGTGATGCCGGCCGCAAAGCGATTCTTGTGCCGGAGGAAAATGCCGAAGAAGCGGCGGTGGTTGACGGCATTAAGGTGTTCGCTGTAAAAAACCTGCGCGAAGCGGCGGATTTTTTAAATATGGAACTCACACTCAAACCGCACGAAGTTGATTTGACAGCAACATTCGCGACGCATAATCAGTACGCGGCCGATTTTGAAGATGTGAAAGGTCAGGAATACGCCAAGCGCGCGATTGAAATCGGAGTTTCCGGCGGACATAATCTGCTGATGATTGGCTCGCCGGGCACCGGGAAAACGATGCTGGCAAAACGGATTCCCTCGATTCTGCCGCCGATGACGCTCACCGAAGCACTCGAAACCACGAAGATTCACAGCATCGCCGGTAAACTCGGCGCACATGAATCGCTGATCGCGACGCGCCCGTTTCACGCACCGCATCATACGGTTTCCGACGCCGGACTGCTCGGCGGCGGCACCCATCCGGTGCCCGGTGCAGTGAGTCTGGCGCATAACGGCGTTCTGTTCCTTGACGAACTGCCGGAATTTCACCGCAATGCGCTCGAAGTATTGCGGCAGCCGCTCGAAGACGGAGTTGTCACCATTGCACGCGCAGCGGCAAGTGTTACCTTCCCGTGCCGGTTTATGCTCGTTGCCGCCATGAATCCAACACCGGACGGATACTTTCCGGACGACCCGCGCTCAACATCTTCACCGCTGCAAATTCAGCGCTATCAAAACCGGATTTCCGGTCCGCTGCTTGACCGCATTGATATTCACATCGAGGTGCCGCCGGTGGATTATCAAAAGCTCGCCGGACTTGAAAAGGGCGAACCGTCCGCCGCAATCCGCGAACGCGTGATTGCCGCACGAAAAATTCAGCAGGAGCGTTATGCGCACGAAAAAACCGTGCATTGCAATGCCGGCATGCAGCCAAAACATTTAAGGAAATTCTGCCGGCCCGATTCCGGCGCCGCACAGCTTTTAAAAACGGCTGTCACCGATATGAACTTCAGCGCGCGCGCCTACGACCGGATTCTAAAAGTTGCGCGCACCATCGCCGATCTTGTCGGCGCGGAAGACATCGGCACCGAACACATCGCCGAAGCCATTCAGTACCGCACACTTGACCGGATGACCGGAAAGTAA